In Balaenoptera acutorostrata chromosome 19, mBalAcu1.1, whole genome shotgun sequence, the following proteins share a genomic window:
- the PHLDB3 gene encoding pleckstrin homology-like domain family B member 3 isoform X2 yields MGTRSSPDEGTLPPAVPECDAEVRSQGAAQPRELPEDSREQEVPEAAAELPSGHGAEQQAEEEEEVGEGSSTESSRDAVEASPSVQIPATPTAASQAGEGVRGAARRLQAQQLEALTRVALMEQRVKELQRQRKELRIQMEVEVTLLRCELAGERVAVWREEEQLWELLGQQVDSEKGGREQHEQAQRHLSQERDRVEGLRQRLQEAQGQLDLQPEDQRERLLQGVQEMREQLDVAQHAYEDLEFQQLERESQREEEDWDSPRARALDPKVQELQASVVQHRRRIQVLEEQLKSLGKQMAAESWGLSQKKEEALQALTQEQSRLLKLSCLQGTPGGDFSEPGQALTKLLFTQKTDRQLLVLQDPTAHAAAATSSCLFSVHGSLQGSIGLQRTGSLPRKRGERVSQRGSPRPLSFFCTALLPAGALEASALPPAAGDSGRHPLYQLLNCCPRNICGALHPDIARMQQLLQQAVAERERLLQAREGTRRSTEGASDPPVPAIMAPPTAPSRPPGPRVLDLRQHLERWGHNPESCPHIRVSGGYCRGPLVKMGGRIKTWRKRWFCFDRQARRLAYYTDKEETKLKGVIYFQAIEEVYYDHLRCAFKSPNPRLTFCVKTYERLFYMAAPNPEAMRIWMDVIVTAADENHAP; encoded by the exons ATGGGGACACGGAGCAGCCCGGACGAGGGGACCCTGCCGCCCGCGGTCCCCGAGTGCGACGCGGAGGTCCGATCTCAAGGGGCCGCCCAGCCCCGGGAGCTCCCCGAGGACTCCCGCGAGCAGGAGGTGCCCGAGGCCGCAGCAGAGCTTCCGAGCGGCCACGGAGCTGAGCAGCAAgcggaggaagaggaagaagtggGAGAAGGCAGCAGCACGGAGAGCAGCCGCGATGCG GTGGAGGCTTCGCCTTCCGTTCAGATCCCGGCCACGCCAACCGCAGCCTCtcaggctggggaaggggtgcGAGGGGCGGCGCGGCGGCTTCAAGCCCAGCAGTTGGAGGCACTGACTCGCGTGGCTTTGATGGAGCAGCGAGTGAAGGAGCTACAGCGTCAGAGGAAGGAACTGAGGATCCAG atggaggtggaggtgaccCTGCTTCGGTGTGAGCTGGCTGGGGAGCGAGTGGCCGTCTGGCGGGAGGAGGAGCAGCTCTGGGAGCTGCTGGGGCAGCAGGTGGACTCAGAAAAGGGCGGCCGAGAGCAGCACGAACAG GCACAGAGGCACCTGAGCCAGGAGCGGGATCGTGTGGAGGGTCTTCGCCAGAGACTCCAGGAGGCCCAGGGGCAGCTCGACTTGCAGCCGGAAGACCAGCGTGAGCGGCTTCTGCAGGGAGTGCAGGAG ATGAGGGAACAGCTGGATGTGGCCCAGCATGCCTACGAGGACCTGGAATTCCAGCAGCTGGAACGAGAGAGCCAGCGAGAGGAGGAGGACTGGGACAGTCCCAGGGCCCGGGCACTGGACCCCAAGGTCCAGGAACTCCAGGCCAGTGTGGTGCAGCACAGG CGCCGGATCCAGGTCTTGGAGGAGCAGCTCAAGTCACTGGGGAAGCAGATGGCAGCTGAGAGCTGGGGGCTGAGCCAGAAGAAGGAGGAGGCCCTTCAGGCCCTGACCCAG GAACAGAGCAGACTGCTCAAGCTCAGTTGCCTTCAGGGAACCCCTGGCGGGGACTTCTCTGAGCCAGGCCAGGCCCTCACCAAG CTCCTGTTCACCCAGAAGACAGACCGCCAGTTGCTGGTTCTCCAGGACCCCACTGCCCACGCTGCCGCCGCCAcctcttcctgcctcttctcCGTTCACGGCTCCCTCCAG GGCTCCATTGGCCTCCAGAGGACTGGAAGCCTGCCCcggaagaggggagagagagtgagccAGAGGGGATCCCCCCGGCCTCTGTCCTTCTTTTGTACTG CCCTTCTCCCCGCAGGAGCCCTGGAGGCCTCGGCCCTCCCGCCAGCAGCTGGAGACTCCGGGAGACACCCCCTCTATCAGCTGCTGAACTGTTGCCCCAGAAATAT TTGTGGGGCCCTCCACCCGGACATCGCCCGCATGCAACAGCTCCTGCAGCAGGCTGTGGCAGAGAGGGAGCGGCTGCTCCAGGCCAGG GAAGGGACCAGAAGGAGCACGGAAGGTGCCTCAGACCCCCCTGTACCTGCCATCATG GCCCCGCCCACAGCCCCATCCCGCCCTCCTGGTCCTCGGGTCTTGGATCTCCGGCAACACCTGGAACGCTGGGGCCACAACCCGGAAAGCTGCCCGCACATACGGGTGTCTGGGGGCTACTGCCGCGGACCCCTGGTGAAGATGGGAGGCCGCATCAAGACCTGGAGGAAGCGGTGGTTCTGCTTTGACCGCCAGGCCCGCCGCCTGGCCTACTACACAG ACAAAGAAGAGACCAAGCTCAAAGGCGTCATCTACTTTCAGGCCATTGAGGAAGTCTACTACGACCACTTACGCTGTGCCTTCAAG AGCCCGAACCCTCGCCTAACGTTCTGTGTCAAAACATACGAACGCCTTTTCTACATGGCGGCGCCAAACCCAGAGGCCATGCGCATCTGGATGGACGTCATCGTGACAGCGGCGGACGAGAACCACGCCCCCTGA
- the PHLDB3 gene encoding pleckstrin homology-like domain family B member 3 isoform X6, which produces MGTRSSPDEGTLPPAVPECDAEVRSQGAAQPRELPEDSREQEVPEAAAELPSGHGAEQQAEEEEEVGEGSSTESSRDAVEASPSVQIPATPTAASQAGEGVRGAARRLQAQQLEALTRVALMEQRVKELQRQRKELRIQMEVEVTLLRCELAGERVAVWREEEQLWELLGQQVDSEKGGREQHEQAQRHLSQERDRVEGLRQRLQEAQGQLDLQPEDQRERLLQGVQEMREQLDVAQHAYEDLEFQQLERESQREEEDWDSPRARALDPKVQELQASVVQHRRRIQVLEEQLKSLGKQMAAESWGLSQKKEEALQALTQEQSRLLKLSCLQGTPGGDFSEPGQALTKLLFTQKTDRQLLVLQDPTAHAAAATSSCLFSVHGSLQVPPQCLVTLGLAGLHWPPEDWKPAPEEGRESEPEGIPPASVLLLYCCGALHPDIARMQQLLQQAVAERERLLQAREGTRRSTEGASDPPVPAIMAPPTAPSRPPGPRVLDLRQHLERWGHNPESCPHIRVSGGYCRGPLVKMGGRIKTWRKRWFCFDRQARRLAYYTDKEETKLKGVIYFQAIEEVYYDHLRCAFKSPNPRLTFCVKTYERLFYMAAPNPEAMRIWMDVIVTAADENHAP; this is translated from the exons ATGGGGACACGGAGCAGCCCGGACGAGGGGACCCTGCCGCCCGCGGTCCCCGAGTGCGACGCGGAGGTCCGATCTCAAGGGGCCGCCCAGCCCCGGGAGCTCCCCGAGGACTCCCGCGAGCAGGAGGTGCCCGAGGCCGCAGCAGAGCTTCCGAGCGGCCACGGAGCTGAGCAGCAAgcggaggaagaggaagaagtggGAGAAGGCAGCAGCACGGAGAGCAGCCGCGATGCG GTGGAGGCTTCGCCTTCCGTTCAGATCCCGGCCACGCCAACCGCAGCCTCtcaggctggggaaggggtgcGAGGGGCGGCGCGGCGGCTTCAAGCCCAGCAGTTGGAGGCACTGACTCGCGTGGCTTTGATGGAGCAGCGAGTGAAGGAGCTACAGCGTCAGAGGAAGGAACTGAGGATCCAG atggaggtggaggtgaccCTGCTTCGGTGTGAGCTGGCTGGGGAGCGAGTGGCCGTCTGGCGGGAGGAGGAGCAGCTCTGGGAGCTGCTGGGGCAGCAGGTGGACTCAGAAAAGGGCGGCCGAGAGCAGCACGAACAG GCACAGAGGCACCTGAGCCAGGAGCGGGATCGTGTGGAGGGTCTTCGCCAGAGACTCCAGGAGGCCCAGGGGCAGCTCGACTTGCAGCCGGAAGACCAGCGTGAGCGGCTTCTGCAGGGAGTGCAGGAG ATGAGGGAACAGCTGGATGTGGCCCAGCATGCCTACGAGGACCTGGAATTCCAGCAGCTGGAACGAGAGAGCCAGCGAGAGGAGGAGGACTGGGACAGTCCCAGGGCCCGGGCACTGGACCCCAAGGTCCAGGAACTCCAGGCCAGTGTGGTGCAGCACAGG CGCCGGATCCAGGTCTTGGAGGAGCAGCTCAAGTCACTGGGGAAGCAGATGGCAGCTGAGAGCTGGGGGCTGAGCCAGAAGAAGGAGGAGGCCCTTCAGGCCCTGACCCAG GAACAGAGCAGACTGCTCAAGCTCAGTTGCCTTCAGGGAACCCCTGGCGGGGACTTCTCTGAGCCAGGCCAGGCCCTCACCAAG CTCCTGTTCACCCAGAAGACAGACCGCCAGTTGCTGGTTCTCCAGGACCCCACTGCCCACGCTGCCGCCGCCAcctcttcctgcctcttctcCGTTCACGGCTCCCTCCAGGTGCCCCCCCAATGCCTCGTCACCCTGGGTCTCGCTG GGCTCCATTGGCCTCCAGAGGACTGGAAGCCTGCCCcggaagaggggagagagagtgagccAGAGGGGATCCCCCCGGCCTCTGTCCTTCTTTTGTACTG TTGTGGGGCCCTCCACCCGGACATCGCCCGCATGCAACAGCTCCTGCAGCAGGCTGTGGCAGAGAGGGAGCGGCTGCTCCAGGCCAGG GAAGGGACCAGAAGGAGCACGGAAGGTGCCTCAGACCCCCCTGTACCTGCCATCATG GCCCCGCCCACAGCCCCATCCCGCCCTCCTGGTCCTCGGGTCTTGGATCTCCGGCAACACCTGGAACGCTGGGGCCACAACCCGGAAAGCTGCCCGCACATACGGGTGTCTGGGGGCTACTGCCGCGGACCCCTGGTGAAGATGGGAGGCCGCATCAAGACCTGGAGGAAGCGGTGGTTCTGCTTTGACCGCCAGGCCCGCCGCCTGGCCTACTACACAG ACAAAGAAGAGACCAAGCTCAAAGGCGTCATCTACTTTCAGGCCATTGAGGAAGTCTACTACGACCACTTACGCTGTGCCTTCAAG AGCCCGAACCCTCGCCTAACGTTCTGTGTCAAAACATACGAACGCCTTTTCTACATGGCGGCGCCAAACCCAGAGGCCATGCGCATCTGGATGGACGTCATCGTGACAGCGGCGGACGAGAACCACGCCCCCTGA